GACTGACCGGCTATATCAGAAAACTGCAGGCCGGGACGCTGACGAATGCAGAGGTCTTCGACGACGGGGGTCACGGTGCGGCGGTGCGGGAGGCGGTCGGCAAGACGCCGGTGGCGGTCACCGGCCCGAACCGGCAGCGTCTCCTGCCGGGCGCATGGCAGGCCGCCCCCTGCGGCGACATGATGCTGACCGGCTGTTTCGGGCTTATCGAGATCTGGAAGAGGAGAAAAGCCGGTTTCGTGTAATAAATGAGTGCTGTTTTTCTCCGGGCGGCCAAAAAGCCCTTCATTTTATATAGTATCGGCTTTTATTATTTTTCATATCACGTCTGGTGTCCTTGATTATGATTTCTTTAGATAAGCCGAGAATTCTCATGGTCGAGGACGACGCCATTCTGTCAACCCTCACAAAAACCATGCTCATCCGCATGGGATATGAGGTGGTCGGAACGGTCTCGACCGTCAGGGAAGCGCTCGGTTCTGTGGTGGAAAAGATTCCCGATCTTGTGCTGATGGACATCAACCTCGGCACAACCTTCGACGGCATCGACGCGGCGAACTATATCTATCACTGCTTTAATACGCCGGTCGTGTTTCTGACCGGGACATCCGAGCCTGATGTCCTCGATCGGGCAAAGACGGCGGAGCCGTTCGGGTACGTCACCAAACCGTTCACCAGGGAAGGGCTGTGTGCGGCGATCGAGATTGCATACAGTTCGTTCCAGATGAATAAACCCGAGATCGATCGGATCAGGAAGAAGTTTCTGGAAACAATCGCCGGAGACGATGCCTATTTTCTCATCGACGAGAAGGGCACGATCATCTTCATGAACGGGTATGCCGGTCACATGACCGGGTTCTCCTATGGCGAGGCCTTTCTCGCCGGCCTTGGTGACGTGCTCGTGATGAAGGACCGGCAGTCCGAGGTCAGGTTTTCAAAGCAGAGTCTGATCAGGGATATCGGGACGGCAGGGATCCTGAACCAGGTCTATGTGGTGCGGGTCGTGTCCAGGAACCGCAAGGTGAAAACCGCGAAGATGAGTGTGAAACCGATCAAGGACCGTTCCGAACAGGTGATCGGGTACATCGTCAGACTGGAAGAGGTTCAGGGAAAGATGCTGTGAGCCCCCCGTCATCTCGAAGGCCGGTGAGCTTCGCCTGCGATACCCAGGTATTTGAAGAGCGCCGGGGCACCCCCTGATACCCAGAACCCGAGGACCGCCGCCCTCAGGTACTCGATAGTCCATCCGGCCGCCAGCAGGCCACCGTCAGGGGCGAGCCCCATACCCGCGTAGATGAGGGCCGCGATCGCCATGCCGAGGGCGTAGCGCCTCAACTTTGCCCTGACACTCCCTTCTGCCGAGAACCTCTCCCCCATCCACACCGCCCCCAGACCGATGCCGAGGAGCGTGCCTGCCGACGAGAGCAGGGTGGACGGATCGTACGGGTCGATTGCCCTGGTCGCCGGGAGGCCGGAGGCGGCGACGGCGGTCTCGGTCCAGGAGAGTGGGATCTCACCCCCGCTCACAACGAGGGCGAGCCCCAGGGCGGCAAGGAGCAGCGACGCGGCGGTGACACCTGCTGCCTGTACCGCCGGGCTGAGTGCTGTAATCCCGGGAGAGAGACGGCGGTCTGCTGCTATGAAGAGGAGGAGCACCACGATCCCGACGGCCCAACCGGCGAGGACGTCGACGGGAAAGTGGACGCCGAGAATGATCCTTGACAACCCGGTAAGGAGGATAAGCGTTGCTGCAACCGCCCAGAACCAGCGTTTATGGATCCATACGGCCGCAGCCCCGAAGAAACACACGGCGTTCTGGGCATGGCCCGAGGGCAATGAGAAGGTCTGGTGGGTGGAGAATGCCCTGACCTCTGTGCTCACCCAGTACGGCCGCGGTGTATGAAAGAGCACCTTCAGCACGGCGTTGATACAGCCAGAGAGCGAGACGATCAAGCCAAGCCGCAGCCCAAGCCTCGGGCTTACGCACCACCAGATCGCCGGAAGGACAGCAAAGAAAAAAACGGCCGTCCCGGTGAAAGAGACGGCGTTCATCAGGGGAGCGAGCCATCCGAGGTGCGTCTGCAGGGCCACGACGGCGGCCGGATCCGGGATGAGATAGTCCATGAATAGAATAGTGTTCGGGCTTGAGGGGGATAGTGCTTACCCCCCGGCGTGCTTCATCGGATTGAGAGGCCGCCGTCGACGACGATCGTCTGCCCGGTGACATAGGAGGCGGCGTCAGAGCAGAGCCAGAGCACGGCCGCAGCCACCTCCCCGGGACGGCCGAACCGCCCTGCCGGCACCTCTGCGACGAAGCGGCGCTTCGCCTCTTCGATCGTGAACCCGGGGATGTCCTGCCATGCGACGTCGAGGCCTTCGGTCTGGATGATCCCGGGGCAGACGGCGTTGACCCGGATGCCGTTTGCCGAGAACTCAAGGGCGGCCGAGCGCGTCAGGGCGAGGCTTCCGGCCTTCGTCGCCGCATATATCGACGCCCCGGCAGAGCCGGTGAGCCCGGCGACCGCGGAGATGTTCACGATTGCTCCGCCGCCCTGCCGTATCATCGCCGGGATCTCGTGTTTCATGCAGAGGAACACCCCCAGCAGGTTCGTTCCTACGGTCCGGTTGAAGTCGTCGCCAGCCTGCATCGGCAGGTAACGGATTGCCCCGCTCGTTCCGGCGCAGTTGAAGGCGTAATCGATACGGCCGAACTGATCTGCCGCCCCGGCGACGAAGCCCTCGACCTCAGCCTCGCGGCTGACGTCGGTCCTGATCCAGACTGCCTCTCCGCCGGCTTCCCTGATCTCCCGTTCAGTCCTCAGCCCGGCCTCCTCGCCTCTGCTCCCCAGCACGACCCGCGCACCGTGGGCGGCGAAGGCTCGCGCCGCTGCGCCCCCGATGCCGGAGCTTCCACCAGTGATCAGGGCGACCCGGTTTTTGAACTCCTCATACATGGCACACCCTTGATTGCGCCTCCCATATAAGGGATGGGCTTTGTGTCACGCCCCCTTCAGGGTGATGGAAAAAGTATTCTTATCGTCAAAGAGCCGACTGCAGGGACGCCAGCGGATAGGTGCGGAAGGAGAACGTCACGGTTGTAAGCGCTTCCACGGTCCACGCGTGCTCCTGGCGCCCCATGCACCCGGCTGCGAGGAGGGCGGCGATGAAGAGAGGAATATGCTGGCCTTTCATGGAAGAAAGAGTCCTTTTTGGCGGCATTAAGCGTGTTGTTCTCTCCCCTGTCCCGCTATGGGAATAGATATTTCTCCCCCTTCGCCGAGAATGAATGGATGTTTCCGGGCTGACCGTGCCCGGCGACCGCAGGAAGACCCATGACGCACTACAGGTTTGCCGACCGCATGATCCATGCGCCCGCATCGTTCATCGACGAACTCTTCAGGGTGTCTGGCGAGCCCGGCGTGATCTCGTTCGCCGGCGGCCTCCCCGACGCCGCCCTCATCGATGTGGAGGGGATCGCCCGCGCCGTCGCGGCGGTGATGGAGGAGGAGGGGCGCTGTGCCCTCCAGTACTCGACAACCGACGGCTACCGCCCTTTGCGGGAGTACATCGCCGCCCGGTACCGCCGGCGTCTCGGGATCCCCGCGGAGGCCGACGATATCCAGATCGTCAACGGTTCGCAGCAGTGCCTCGACCTCATGGCGAAGATCTTTCTCAACTCCGGCGACGCCGTCGGCATGGAGCGTCCTGGCTACCTCGGGGCTATCGAGGCCTTCTCCCTGTACGAGCCCGAGATCTGCACCGTCCCGCTCGGTGAGGAGGGGCCCGATCTGCAGGCGTTCGAGGCGATGGTCCGCGACCGCGCCCCGAAGTTCTTCTACGGCATCCCTAACTCGCAGAACCCGTCCGGGATCACCTATCCCGAGGCCGCCCGGCGGGAGATCGCCCGCCTGCTCGACGGCACCGGGACCCTTTTTTACGAGGACGACGCCTTTGGTGATCTCTTCTTTGACGGGAGGCCACGGCTGCCGGTGAAAAAATACCTTCCTGACGGTGCGGTGCTCTCGGGATCGTTCTCGAAGATTGTCGCCCCAGGAATGCGGATTGGCTGGATACTCGCACCTCAGCCGGTGCTGCGGCAGTTCAACGCTGCAAAGCAGGCGGCCGACCTCCACTCCAACTTCTTCTGCCAGGTTGTCCTCCACAGTTACCTTTCAGGCACCGACCTCGATGTCCATGTGCGGCGAGTCGCCGGGATCTACGGCGAGCGCTGCCGGATGATGTGTGATCTCATCGATGACCGCCTCCCGGCCGGCGTCACCCGCACCACCCCTGAGGGGGGGATGTTCCTGATGGTCTTCCTGCCGCCTGGTGTTTCTTCTATGGACGTCTTCCGCGAAGGCGTCCGCCAGGGGGTTGCGGTCCTGCCCGGCGTCCCCTTCTATGCGGAGGGAGGCGGGGAGCACACCCTCAGGCTGAACTTCTCGAACGCGAACGAAACGAGCATCATTGAGGGGATGGAACGGCTCGCCCGGGTGATCCAGGGGTTTTTGTGAGGGTATCCTGATACCCGGCATCTCCTTTTTCCGGGCCACCGGAGCTCTTTTATTTTGCGGGTGTCAATGGAGTGCCGGGGCCGCACCGCGCGCGGCCGATGGGGGGACAAGCCATGGAGGAGAAGAGAGGAGCATATGTCAGGGAGCGGATCGCCTGCACGATTCTGGAACGGGCGAAACTTTCCCTGATGAACCCGGCCCTGATCGAGGCGAAGGTGGAGGAGCGGACGATCGACGAAACGGCGAAACCTCTGATCCGGCTCGCCCTCGAAGAGGGGATCGAGACAGCATGGGATAGGTACGAACAGCAGCAGCCGCCGTGCCGCTACTGCGCCTCAGGGCTCTCGTGCAGCCGGTGCGCCATGGGGCCGTGCCGGATCATCCCGGAACGCCAGCGTTTCCGCGGGGTCTGCGGGGCCGACGCCGACCTGGTCGTCGCCAGGAACCTGCTGGACATGATCGCCACGGGTGCGGCGGCTCACTCAGATCACGGCCGCGAGATCGTCGAGACCCTGCATAAGGCCGCCCGGGGAGAGGCAGAGGGGTATGGAATCACCGATCCTGGAAAACTCCGGCGGGTTGCCGGGGAGTACGGCATTGAGACCGGCGATCGGGACGATGCCGCAGTTGCCGGCGACGTCGCCCTTGCCATGCTCGAAGAGTTCGGGACGGTGAAAAATGCGATCCAGTTTGTGCAGCGGGCGCCGCCGCAGACCCTGGAACTCTGGGAAGCGGCCGGGATCACGCCCAGGAGCGTGGACCGCGAGATCGTGGAGGCGATGCACCGCGTCCATATGGGCGTGGGAGCGGACTACGCCAACGTCCTCCTGCAGGGGTTGCGGGCCTCCCTGGGCGACGGCTGGGGCGGGTCCCTGATGGCGACTGAAACCTCGGACATCCTTTTCGGGACGCCGCAGGTGAATATGTCACGGGTAAACCTCGCCGTGCTGAAGGACGACCGGGTGAACATCGCCCTCCACGGCCACAACCCGGTGCTCTCCGAGATGATCGTGCGGGCGGCGGCCGAG
Above is a window of Methanofollis tationis DNA encoding:
- a CDS encoding glucose 1-dehydrogenase, which produces MYEEFKNRVALITGGSSGIGGAAARAFAAHGARVVLGSRGEEAGLRTEREIREAGGEAVWIRTDVSREAEVEGFVAGAADQFGRIDYAFNCAGTSGAIRYLPMQAGDDFNRTVGTNLLGVFLCMKHEIPAMIRQGGGAIVNISAVAGLTGSAGASIYAATKAGSLALTRSAALEFSANGIRVNAVCPGIIQTEGLDVAWQDIPGFTIEEAKRRFVAEVPAGRFGRPGEVAAAVLWLCSDAASYVTGQTIVVDGGLSIR
- a CDS encoding response regulator; its protein translation is MISLDKPRILMVEDDAILSTLTKTMLIRMGYEVVGTVSTVREALGSVVEKIPDLVLMDINLGTTFDGIDAANYIYHCFNTPVVFLTGTSEPDVLDRAKTAEPFGYVTKPFTREGLCAAIEIAYSSFQMNKPEIDRIRKKFLETIAGDDAYFLIDEKGTIIFMNGYAGHMTGFSYGEAFLAGLGDVLVMKDRQSEVRFSKQSLIRDIGTAGILNQVYVVRVVSRNRKVKTAKMSVKPIKDRSEQVIGYIVRLEEVQGKML
- a CDS encoding aminotransferase-like domain-containing protein; this encodes MTHYRFADRMIHAPASFIDELFRVSGEPGVISFAGGLPDAALIDVEGIARAVAAVMEEEGRCALQYSTTDGYRPLREYIAARYRRRLGIPAEADDIQIVNGSQQCLDLMAKIFLNSGDAVGMERPGYLGAIEAFSLYEPEICTVPLGEEGPDLQAFEAMVRDRAPKFFYGIPNSQNPSGITYPEAARREIARLLDGTGTLFYEDDAFGDLFFDGRPRLPVKKYLPDGAVLSGSFSKIVAPGMRIGWILAPQPVLRQFNAAKQAADLHSNFFCQVVLHSYLSGTDLDVHVRRVAGIYGERCRMMCDLIDDRLPAGVTRTTPEGGMFLMVFLPPGVSSMDVFREGVRQGVAVLPGVPFYAEGGGEHTLRLNFSNANETSIIEGMERLARVIQGFL
- a CDS encoding phosphatase PAP2 family protein, translated to MDYLIPDPAAVVALQTHLGWLAPLMNAVSFTGTAVFFFAVLPAIWWCVSPRLGLRLGLIVSLSGCINAVLKVLFHTPRPYWVSTEVRAFSTHQTFSLPSGHAQNAVCFFGAAAVWIHKRWFWAVAATLILLTGLSRIILGVHFPVDVLAGWAVGIVVLLLFIAADRRLSPGITALSPAVQAAGVTAASLLLAALGLALVVSGGEIPLSWTETAVAASGLPATRAIDPYDPSTLLSSAGTLLGIGLGAVWMGERFSAEGSVRAKLRRYALGMAIAALIYAGMGLAPDGGLLAAGWTIEYLRAAVLGFWVSGGAPALFKYLGIAGEAHRPSR